One window of Dehalobacterium formicoaceticum genomic DNA carries:
- the cas2 gene encoding CRISPR-associated endonuclease Cas2: MRVLVFFDLPTITSDERKEYTRFRKFLLKIGFIMMQESVYSKLALNTTVADAIVSNVRKNKPSAGLVQLLTLTEKQFSKMEFIVGEKNSHVIDSDERLIDL, encoded by the coding sequence ATGAGAGTGTTAGTATTTTTTGATTTGCCCACAATTACATCAGACGAGAGGAAGGAATATACCAGATTTCGCAAATTCTTGCTAAAAATTGGCTTTATTATGATGCAGGAATCAGTATATAGTAAACTGGCTCTTAATACTACGGTTGCTGATGCCATTGTGTCTAATGTTAGAAAAAATAAACCTTCAGCCGGTCTGGTGCAGTTGCTGACTTTAACAGAAAAACAGTTCTCGAAAATGGAATTTATTGTTGGAGAGAAAAATTCACATGTTATCGACAGTGATGAAAGGTTGATTGATTTATGA
- the cas1 gene encoding type II CRISPR-associated endonuclease Cas1, giving the protein MVISQRAKLDLKLNYLVVRGDTVTKIHLGEISILMIENTAVSLTVSLLSELMKRKIKVIFCDEKRNPSSELIPYYGSHDTSAKVKDQLAWKLSTKDLVWTEIVTEKIRQQKNLLQLRGHSEAEMLEEYISQIEFKDITNREGHAAKVYFNALFGMNFTRTADNTLNAALNYGYSILLSTFNREIAANGYITQIGLYHDNMFNQFNFASDLMEPFRPMIDRQVVEMTLQNFEHEEKMQIVNVLNKNVIIDGKKNFLNNAIKIYCKSVFDALHQEDVSLIRFYRNEL; this is encoded by the coding sequence GTGGTTATTTCCCAACGGGCAAAATTGGATTTAAAACTCAATTATTTGGTTGTGCGGGGGGATACGGTTACAAAGATTCATCTCGGAGAAATTTCTATATTGATGATAGAAAATACAGCCGTATCACTTACAGTGAGTCTATTGAGTGAACTAATGAAGCGCAAAATTAAAGTGATCTTTTGCGATGAGAAGAGAAATCCAAGTTCAGAACTAATTCCATACTATGGAAGCCACGATACCAGTGCTAAGGTAAAAGATCAATTGGCTTGGAAATTGTCTACAAAAGATTTGGTGTGGACTGAAATTGTTACAGAAAAAATCCGGCAGCAAAAAAATCTTCTGCAATTACGGGGACATTCAGAAGCTGAGATGCTGGAAGAATATATCTCCCAAATTGAATTTAAAGATATAACAAATAGGGAAGGCCACGCAGCCAAGGTATATTTCAATGCTTTGTTCGGCATGAATTTTACCAGGACTGCAGATAACACTTTGAATGCAGCACTTAACTATGGATATAGCATACTCTTGTCGACATTCAATCGGGAGATTGCCGCCAATGGTTATATCACGCAAATTGGTTTATATCATGATAATATGTTTAATCAGTTTAATTTTGCATCTGACTTAATGGAACCGTTCAGGCCAATGATTGACAGGCAAGTTGTGGAAATGACCCTTCAAAATTTTGAACACGAAGAAAAAATGCAGATAGTAAATGTTTTGAATAAAAACGTAATCATCGATGGGAAAAAGAACTTTTTGAATAATGCGATAAAAATATACTGTAAGAGCGTTTTTGATGCTTTGCATCAAGAAGATGTATCGCTGATAAGGTTTTATAGAAATGAGTTATAG
- the cas9 gene encoding type II CRISPR RNA-guided endonuclease Cas9 (Cas9, originally named Csn1, is the large, multifunctional signature protein of type II CRISPR/Cas systems. It is well known even to general audiences because its RNA-guided endonuclease activity has made it a popular tool for custom editing of eukaryotic genomes.), whose translation MKKKFGDYYLGLDIGTDSIGWAVTDLNYKLQKLNGKALWGIRLFEGGKTAAERRIHRTARRRQQRKIQRIQLLQEIFAEEICKVDPGFFLRLKESKFYQEDKTVNQPYAFFNDVGFNDKDYHRKYPTIYHLRKALIDNEEEFDVRLVYLAVHHIIKSRGHFLFEGQNMESITSFPKVFNDLKVHLYDEFQIDFECENLDRVEEILKSKEIGIRDKKKQLGKLLDGDTKQKIAMIGLILGSPAKLSELFNDQSLNEAEINKVCFNNEDYETNKDQLAALLDDRMFYLEKLKAIYDWSVLANIRQGEKYLSYTKTAVYEKHKKDLKLLKKVVKTYRSEKYHEVFSDPAVKNNYCAYVGLCKKNNKKIAVNKKCVQQDEVCKYLEGLLKNIDTEDPEYLYIMKELENKTLLPKQTSKDNGVIPYQMHREELEVILNNASRYLNFLNEVDETGLSAKEKIIKILTFRIPYYVGPLNDAHKDKGKSNCWIIKRAQEKILPWNFEEVVDLEASAEGFIRRMTNKCTYLFGADVIPKNSLLYSEYMVLNELNNLKINGEGISVDLKQKIYADLFMKYTKVTMKRLRDYLEAEGVIGKQDEISGIDGDFKTSLTSYLDFKRRIGDKVSNVTMVEDIICWIVLFGDDTYLLKGRIKKHYGDELSDKEINNLTSLKYSGWGRFSKEFLEDIVHKDKGTGVCLNIISALRNTNNNLMQLLSGRFDYLDEVEKYNASQTGTPSEITYEMVEDLYVSPAVKRSIWQTLLIVKEIAKVMQSQPKKVFVEMTRADAQKKPTKSRKDKLVELYNACKTEERNWSEEIAGKTDGDLRSDRLYLYYTQMGRCMYTGESINLENLFDQNIYDVDHIFPRSRIKDDSLENRVLVKRTINHDKSDRYPLSREIQEKNRDFWKSLYNKNFIGQKKYDRLTRTIPFSQDELADFIARQVVETSQSTKAVADILKKTFDTSEIVYVKAGNVSDFRQWADLIKVRDINDYHHAKDAYLNIVVGNVYNTKFTHSPINFIKEYHGKQYNLNRMYDFDVARNGLTAWKAGENGTIIDVKKVMAKNNILFTRYATESKGALFDQMIVRKGTGQLPIKSSDPRLSDIGKYGGYNKVAGAYFMLAEHDHKKKKVRTIEYVPVHLAKQLEGDNEAKLRYSLENLKLKNARILLSKIKINTLFDIDGFKMHLSGRTGDRLIFKGANQLCIGRDDELYLKNVLKYLNRSKEAKRELPITVFDGISEEENNRIYEVYQQKLQNTVYNVRLSAQVEKFEKGREKFGGSSFGQQCKLLAEALYLFQCNSVSADLSLIGGAKNAGIIVLPKDISKNKQAKIINQSPTGIFTQEVDLLKL comes from the coding sequence ATGAAAAAGAAGTTTGGAGACTATTATTTAGGACTGGATATTGGAACCGACTCTATTGGTTGGGCTGTAACTGATCTGAATTACAAATTACAAAAATTGAATGGTAAAGCTTTATGGGGTATTCGTTTGTTTGAAGGGGGAAAAACAGCGGCAGAACGAAGAATACACCGGACGGCACGTCGGCGGCAGCAAAGAAAAATCCAGAGAATACAACTTCTGCAGGAAATATTTGCTGAAGAAATTTGTAAAGTAGATCCGGGGTTTTTTCTGCGATTGAAAGAAAGTAAATTCTATCAAGAAGATAAAACTGTCAATCAGCCCTATGCGTTTTTTAACGATGTTGGATTTAATGATAAAGATTATCATCGAAAGTACCCAACCATATACCACTTAAGAAAAGCATTAATCGATAATGAAGAAGAATTTGATGTCAGATTGGTTTATCTGGCAGTTCATCATATCATAAAAAGCCGGGGACATTTTCTTTTTGAAGGACAAAACATGGAGAGCATCACTTCTTTTCCGAAGGTATTTAATGATTTGAAAGTGCATCTTTATGATGAATTTCAGATAGATTTTGAATGTGAAAATTTGGATCGGGTGGAAGAAATATTAAAGTCTAAGGAAATAGGTATTCGGGATAAGAAGAAACAGCTTGGGAAACTTTTGGATGGGGATACGAAACAAAAAATAGCTATGATTGGATTGATTTTAGGGTCACCTGCTAAATTAAGTGAATTATTTAATGATCAATCTTTGAATGAGGCTGAGATTAACAAAGTGTGTTTTAATAATGAGGATTATGAAACCAACAAGGATCAATTGGCTGCTCTACTGGATGATAGAATGTTTTATCTGGAAAAATTAAAAGCTATATATGATTGGTCTGTTTTGGCGAATATTCGTCAAGGAGAAAAATATTTATCATATACAAAAACAGCAGTCTATGAAAAACACAAAAAGGATTTAAAGCTATTAAAGAAAGTCGTAAAAACTTATCGGTCGGAAAAATATCATGAGGTTTTCTCAGACCCTGCAGTCAAAAACAATTATTGTGCCTACGTCGGCCTGTGTAAGAAAAATAATAAAAAAATTGCTGTTAATAAGAAATGTGTGCAGCAAGATGAAGTATGCAAGTACCTGGAGGGACTTCTAAAAAATATTGATACGGAAGATCCGGAATATTTATATATAATGAAGGAACTGGAAAATAAAACTTTGCTGCCGAAACAGACATCAAAAGATAATGGTGTTATTCCTTATCAAATGCATCGGGAAGAACTGGAGGTAATATTAAATAATGCGTCACGGTATCTTAATTTCTTGAATGAGGTGGATGAAACTGGATTATCCGCCAAGGAAAAAATTATCAAGATACTGACATTCCGTATACCTTATTATGTGGGGCCGCTTAATGATGCTCATAAAGATAAAGGCAAAAGTAACTGTTGGATCATTAAACGTGCACAGGAAAAGATTCTTCCGTGGAACTTTGAAGAGGTTGTGGATTTGGAGGCAAGTGCAGAAGGCTTTATCAGGCGTATGACCAATAAATGTACTTATCTTTTCGGGGCTGATGTGATCCCTAAGAATTCTCTTTTGTATAGTGAATATATGGTTTTGAACGAGCTTAATAATTTGAAGATTAATGGTGAAGGAATCTCTGTTGATCTCAAACAGAAGATATATGCTGATTTATTTATGAAATATACTAAGGTGACCATGAAACGCTTACGTGACTATCTTGAGGCAGAGGGGGTTATTGGGAAGCAAGATGAGATCAGCGGTATTGATGGGGATTTCAAGACATCTTTAACGTCCTACTTAGATTTTAAGCGGCGAATTGGTGACAAGGTTAGTAATGTTACCATGGTTGAAGATATTATTTGCTGGATTGTTTTATTTGGTGATGATACGTATCTGCTGAAAGGACGAATTAAAAAACATTATGGTGACGAGCTTTCAGATAAGGAAATAAATAACTTAACTTCTTTGAAATATTCAGGCTGGGGGCGATTTTCAAAAGAATTTCTGGAGGATATTGTACATAAGGATAAAGGAACCGGAGTATGTTTAAATATTATTTCTGCCCTGCGGAACACAAACAATAATCTGATGCAATTGTTAAGCGGGCGTTTTGATTATTTGGATGAGGTGGAGAAATATAATGCATCTCAGACAGGAACTCCATCAGAGATTACCTATGAGATGGTCGAGGATCTTTATGTATCACCGGCGGTAAAAAGGAGTATCTGGCAAACCTTACTCATTGTTAAAGAAATAGCGAAAGTGATGCAGTCTCAACCCAAGAAGGTTTTTGTGGAAATGACACGAGCTGATGCACAGAAGAAGCCAACCAAATCCAGAAAAGATAAATTGGTTGAGCTTTATAATGCTTGTAAAACAGAGGAACGCAATTGGTCAGAAGAAATCGCCGGAAAAACGGATGGAGATTTGAGAAGTGATAGGTTGTATTTGTATTACACGCAAATGGGACGCTGCATGTATACCGGTGAATCCATTAATTTGGAAAACTTGTTTGACCAAAATATATATGATGTGGATCACATTTTCCCTAGATCCAGGATCAAAGATGATAGTCTTGAGAATCGTGTTTTGGTGAAGCGGACAATAAATCACGATAAATCCGATAGATATCCTTTATCCAGGGAGATTCAGGAAAAGAACCGGGACTTTTGGAAAAGTCTATATAATAAAAATTTTATTGGACAGAAGAAGTATGACAGGTTAACGCGTACGATACCTTTTTCTCAGGATGAGTTGGCAGACTTTATAGCCCGCCAGGTTGTAGAAACGAGCCAATCGACAAAAGCTGTTGCGGATATACTGAAAAAAACATTTGATACTTCAGAAATTGTTTATGTAAAGGCAGGTAATGTATCCGATTTTCGCCAGTGGGCTGATTTGATAAAAGTTCGTGATATCAATGATTATCATCATGCCAAAGATGCTTATTTAAATATTGTTGTAGGAAATGTTTACAATACCAAGTTTACACATAGCCCCATTAACTTCATCAAGGAATATCACGGGAAACAGTATAACCTCAACCGCATGTATGATTTTGATGTTGCCAGGAATGGCCTTACTGCGTGGAAAGCAGGGGAAAACGGAACCATAATTGATGTAAAGAAGGTGATGGCAAAAAATAATATTTTATTTACCCGATATGCTACAGAGTCCAAGGGTGCTCTTTTTGATCAAATGATTGTCAGAAAAGGGACTGGTCAGTTACCAATAAAAAGCAGCGACCCGCGGTTAAGTGATATTGGGAAATATGGCGGCTATAATAAAGTAGCGGGTGCTTATTTTATGCTAGCCGAGCACGACCATAAAAAGAAGAAAGTTCGCACTATTGAATATGTGCCTGTGCATCTTGCAAAACAGCTGGAAGGTGATAATGAGGCGAAACTACGCTATAGTTTAGAAAATTTAAAATTGAAAAATGCAAGAATTTTACTGTCCAAGATAAAAATAAATACTCTCTTTGATATTGATGGATTTAAGATGCATTTATCGGGAAGAACAGGGGACAGGCTGATTTTTAAAGGAGCTAATCAATTATGCATTGGAAGGGATGATGAACTATACCTTAAAAACGTCCTTAAATATCTAAATAGATCCAAAGAAGCAAAACGCGAACTTCCCATCACAGTTTTTGATGGAATATCTGAAGAGGAAAACAATCGGATTTATGAAGTTTATCAGCAGAAACTGCAGAACACGGTATATAATGTACGGTTGTCCGCCCAAGTCGAGAAATTTGAAAAAGGCAGGGAAAAGTTTGGGGGAAGTTCTTTCGGACAACAATGCAAATTATTGGCTGAAGCATTATATCTCTTCCAATGTAATAGTGTTTCGGCGGATTTAAGTTTGATCGGTGGAGCGAAAAATGCAGGTATCATAGTGCTGCCAAAGGATATTTCAAAAAATAAACAAGCAAAAATTATCAATCAATCTCCTACTGGCATCTTCACCCAAGAAGTGGATCTGTTAAAGCTATGA
- a CDS encoding helix-turn-helix domain-containing protein, with amino-acid sequence MITMNIKQQILMMHIHEGRSRREIAKITGINRDTVGKYIGQYGEGRQQLLASGSADIQSLIDSLTTAPSILWAFDPNEN; translated from the coding sequence ATGATAACAATGAACATCAAACAACAAATTTTAATGATGCATATTCATGAAGGAAGATCACGCCGGGAAATTGCGAAAATAACAGGGATCAATCGAGACACCGTCGGAAAGTACATTGGACAATATGGGGAAGGGAGACAGCAATTATTGGCAAGCGGGTCGGCAGATATCCAGTCACTAATCGATTCTCTTACCACTGCGCCCAGTATACTGTGGGCATTCGACCCAAACGAAAATTGA
- a CDS encoding transposase encodes MAKSYTKEERIEALKLANEIGAAAAAQRLGIKEGTIYGWKARAKKQKMVFDSNGRQMSEEEIKAENDRLRKELKQAREDIEILQDALGFFAKSRRK; translated from the coding sequence ATGGCAAAAAGTTACACAAAAGAGGAACGCATTGAAGCTCTAAAACTAGCTAATGAAATAGGGGCAGCGGCAGCAGCCCAACGATTGGGAATTAAAGAAGGTACAATTTACGGTTGGAAAGCCCGAGCCAAGAAACAAAAAATGGTATTTGATAGTAACGGCCGGCAAATGAGCGAAGAAGAAATCAAAGCAGAAAATGACAGACTTCGCAAGGAATTAAAACAAGCCCGGGAAGACATAGAAATACTTCAGGATGCTTTAGGTTTTTTCGCAAAAAGCCGGAGGAAGTAA
- a CDS encoding IS3 family transposase, which translates to MKYIELRSQERKWSVAALCRVLQVSESGYYKYLRNKSKPYKYADLLKQIYDLLKEDPENANYGVKRIYQYLMNNKNYEGSYSTIYRICKENNLMIHCKRRPKGITKADSEAQKAENLINQDFTAQNPNEKWLMDITEIPCKKREALSCAST; encoded by the coding sequence ATGAAGTACATTGAATTACGCAGCCAGGAAAGAAAATGGAGCGTAGCGGCATTATGTCGGGTACTTCAGGTAAGCGAATCCGGCTATTATAAATACCTTAGAAATAAAAGTAAACCCTACAAATATGCTGATCTATTAAAACAGATTTATGATCTCTTGAAAGAAGATCCGGAAAACGCAAATTATGGAGTTAAAAGAATATATCAATACCTAATGAATAATAAAAATTATGAAGGTAGCTATAGCACTATATACAGAATATGTAAAGAAAACAATCTAATGATCCATTGTAAAAGAAGGCCAAAAGGAATAACGAAAGCCGATTCTGAGGCACAAAAAGCAGAGAACCTCATAAACCAGGATTTTACAGCACAAAATCCCAATGAAAAATGGTTAATGGATATTACCGAAATACCTTGTAAAAAACGGGAAGCTCTATCTTGCGCCAGTACTTGA
- a CDS encoding DDE-type integrase/transposase/recombinase translates to MLPKYLVKNGKLYLAPVLDCYDGSIRGFKMDTNMKAELCVEAFKHACRNDGARGMILHSDRGSQFTSGIFRNTLTQYGAIQSMSSVGRCYDNARMESFFATLKKKNDIRWILQK, encoded by the coding sequence ATATTACCGAAATACCTTGTAAAAAACGGGAAGCTCTATCTTGCGCCAGTACTTGACTGCTACGACGGCAGCATACGTGGTTTTAAAATGGATACTAATATGAAAGCCGAACTTTGCGTAGAGGCCTTTAAACATGCCTGTCGCAATGATGGGGCCAGGGGAATGATCCTGCATTCAGACAGGGGAAGCCAATTTACCAGCGGTATCTTCAGAAACACCTTAACTCAATATGGGGCAATACAAAGCATGAGCAGTGTCGGCCGTTGTTATGACAATGCTAGAATGGAGAGCTTTTTTGCCACCCTAAAAAAGAAAAACGATATCAGATGGATACTACAAAAATGA
- the tnpC gene encoding IS66 family transposase: MENITESDANHPQTDEHIQSLKDKISVQEHQIEELSAKLKWYEEQFLLSQKRRFGASSEKTNPDQLSFFDEAEQEADPKASEPTVEEITYKRRKTKGKNDKMLDDLPVETVEYPLSDEAQTCPQCGEHLHQMSKEIRKEIKVIPAQVKVVKHVRHVYTCRNCEKNDISTPVITAPMPAPVLPGSFVSPSLMAFVMDRKYTLAVPLYRQEQQFKHFGIDLSRQTLANWMIHGANDWLVHLYNRMHTKLIGHEILHADETILQVLREEGRTAANKSYMWLYATGHTDVPIYLYDYRTTRASKHPQNMLDGFNGYLHTDGYIGYNGIPGVKPVGCFAHARRYFSDALKALPKGSDQTSSVAKEGLDYCNQLFHLEQGFKDLDADERYDKRLEQSKPVLDVFEAWLRTKKRQVLPKSALGKAIDYSLKQWDKLCAFLLDGRLEISNNRAERAIKPFVIGRKNFLFSNTPKGATASAIIYSMIETAKANHLSPFHYLTYLFEKLPNIDLGNMAQLDALLPWSDTLPESCKVSSNN, from the coding sequence ATGGAAAACATAACTGAATCAGACGCAAACCATCCTCAAACGGATGAACATATACAAAGTCTTAAGGACAAAATTTCTGTTCAAGAGCACCAAATCGAAGAGTTGTCCGCTAAGCTGAAATGGTACGAAGAACAGTTCCTTTTAAGCCAGAAGCGGCGATTCGGTGCATCCAGCGAGAAAACCAATCCAGATCAATTAAGTTTCTTCGATGAAGCGGAACAAGAAGCCGATCCTAAGGCATCTGAACCAACGGTTGAGGAAATTACATATAAAAGACGCAAGACCAAGGGCAAGAACGACAAAATGCTTGATGATCTTCCCGTAGAGACTGTGGAATACCCCTTATCGGATGAAGCACAAACTTGCCCACAGTGTGGTGAGCATTTACATCAGATGAGTAAAGAAATCCGAAAGGAGATCAAGGTTATTCCAGCTCAGGTTAAGGTAGTCAAACACGTGCGACACGTATATACATGCCGTAACTGTGAGAAAAATGACATCTCCACGCCGGTGATCACTGCACCCATGCCTGCCCCTGTGCTTCCGGGTAGCTTTGTCTCGCCCTCTTTAATGGCGTTTGTGATGGATCGAAAATATACTTTAGCTGTTCCGCTTTACCGGCAGGAGCAGCAATTCAAACACTTTGGTATCGATTTATCTCGCCAGACACTGGCCAACTGGATGATTCACGGTGCGAATGATTGGCTTGTTCATCTGTACAACCGCATGCATACCAAGCTAATTGGGCATGAGATTTTACATGCGGATGAAACGATATTGCAAGTGCTGCGTGAAGAAGGAAGAACAGCCGCTAACAAATCATATATGTGGCTGTATGCTACAGGTCATACGGATGTGCCGATCTATCTTTATGACTATCGTACGACCAGAGCCAGTAAGCATCCGCAAAACATGCTTGACGGTTTTAATGGATACTTGCATACTGATGGCTATATAGGGTATAACGGCATTCCAGGTGTCAAACCGGTCGGTTGCTTCGCTCATGCCAGAAGGTATTTTTCTGATGCACTCAAAGCCTTGCCAAAAGGCTCCGACCAGACATCTTCTGTTGCGAAAGAAGGGCTGGATTATTGTAACCAGCTTTTTCACCTAGAGCAAGGGTTCAAGGATCTGGATGCTGACGAGCGATACGACAAGCGTTTGGAACAAAGCAAACCGGTTCTTGATGTCTTCGAAGCCTGGTTAAGAACGAAGAAAAGACAGGTTCTTCCGAAAAGTGCTTTAGGAAAAGCCATTGATTACAGCCTGAAGCAGTGGGATAAACTGTGCGCGTTCTTGCTTGATGGTCGGCTGGAAATCAGTAATAACCGAGCAGAACGAGCCATCAAGCCTTTCGTAATCGGAAGAAAAAACTTCCTCTTCAGTAACACTCCGAAGGGTGCTACGGCCAGTGCAATCATCTACAGCATGATTGAGACGGCAAAGGCCAACCATCTGAGCCCTTTTCATTATTTGACGTATCTATTTGAGAAGTTGCCCAACATTGACTTGGGAAATATGGCTCAACTGGATGCTTTGCTCCCATGGTCGGACACGCTTCCGGAATCCTGCAAAGTTTCTTCAAATAACTGA
- the csn2 gene encoding type II-A CRISPR-associated protein Csn2: MKLAHPLLERPIVFEENKINVLVIENQKAFSEIVWELMEQINDGEGQFVLSSDLTHLELQKYMDLVIDLFSLDFNQKRIINKVYSKLKMIAVESEYYVDSTGLISEIMRYLEKILQEIHYPLEYNQEMDIGAIFKFADVKIGTDYETIIEKTIDYLTLLQEFIGIKLFVFINLKCYLSDQDLEQLYQFVIYNKYDILLLENTMREKRFQQEKIRIIDGDLCEI; this comes from the coding sequence ATGAAACTAGCCCACCCTTTATTGGAGAGACCAATTGTTTTTGAAGAGAATAAAATAAATGTGTTGGTAATTGAGAACCAAAAGGCCTTTTCAGAAATCGTCTGGGAGCTAATGGAACAAATTAATGATGGAGAAGGACAATTTGTTCTGTCATCGGACTTGACGCACCTTGAATTGCAGAAATATATGGACTTAGTCATCGACCTGTTTTCTCTGGATTTTAACCAGAAGAGGATCATTAACAAGGTCTACAGCAAATTGAAAATGATTGCGGTAGAAAGTGAATATTATGTGGATTCTACGGGCTTAATTAGTGAGATTATGCGATATCTTGAAAAAATACTGCAAGAAATACACTACCCTCTTGAGTATAATCAAGAAATGGATATCGGAGCAATATTTAAATTTGCCGATGTCAAAATAGGTACGGATTATGAAACGATTATTGAAAAAACAATAGACTACTTAACTTTATTGCAGGAATTTATTGGAATTAAATTATTTGTTTTTATAAATTTAAAGTGCTACTTATCAGACCAGGATTTAGAGCAGTTATATCAGTTTGTGATTTATAATAAGTATGATATTTTGCTTTTAGAAAATACAATGAGAGAAAAAAGATTCCAGCAGGAAAAAATCCGAATTATCGATGGGGATCTATGCGAAATATAA
- the tnpA gene encoding IS66 family insertion sequence element accessory protein TnpA yields MTKVEKCQMWKSRVNEFKSSGQTATAWCTAHELKINQLRYWMRKFKSESKSAEKKMQWLSVEIGGLEVSEPQEALPVRVGKATIEVRPGFNPKLLSDVVKTLSVI; encoded by the coding sequence TTGACCAAAGTTGAAAAGTGCCAAATGTGGAAATCCAGGGTGAATGAATTTAAATCGAGTGGCCAAACGGCTACAGCATGGTGCACAGCACATGAATTGAAGATCAATCAGCTGCGCTACTGGATGCGTAAGTTTAAGTCAGAAAGCAAGTCAGCAGAGAAGAAAATGCAGTGGCTTTCCGTGGAGATCGGCGGGTTAGAAGTAAGCGAACCTCAAGAAGCTTTGCCCGTTCGTGTAGGCAAAGCAACTATTGAAGTGCGTCCGGGATTCAATCCCAAACTTCTCTCTGATGTCGTTAAGACGCTATCAGTTATTTGA
- a CDS encoding DUF6431 domain-containing protein gives MITLSVNYYNPISQKTYDEVISNLQFHQLVCSCGHSGCLTIHAYYYRHVMSGDSKERLRICRVKCAICGHTHALLLSVLVPYSQIPLSTHVEIVSRHLENKSFSSIMDSTPSIDENNIRYIVRQYLRHWKQMLLSESIPLKPPLSQFVKRCFDAFSRQFMQIKRTPNIFFP, from the coding sequence ATGATAACGTTATCTGTCAATTATTACAATCCTATTTCTCAAAAAACTTATGATGAAGTCATTTCAAATCTTCAGTTTCATCAGCTCGTATGCTCCTGTGGGCATTCCGGCTGTCTTACTATCCATGCTTATTATTACCGCCATGTTATGTCAGGAGATTCGAAAGAACGTCTTCGCATCTGCCGCGTAAAATGTGCTATCTGTGGTCATACACATGCATTGCTTTTATCTGTTCTCGTACCTTATTCGCAGATTCCTCTTTCAACTCATGTTGAGATTGTTTCCCGCCATTTAGAAAATAAAAGTTTTTCTTCCATCATGGATTCAACACCATCTATCGATGAAAACAACATACGCTATATCGTTCGGCAGTATCTCCGCCATTGGAAGCAGATGCTCCTTTCCGAAAGCATCCCTTTAAAACCACCTCTTTCCCAGTTCGTAAAAAGATGCTTTGATGCGTTCAGCCGACAATTCATGCAGATTAAACGCACTCCAAATATCTTTTTTCCATAA
- the tnpB gene encoding IS66 family insertion sequence element accessory protein TnpB (TnpB, as the term is used for proteins encoded by IS66 family insertion elements, is considered an accessory protein, since TnpC, encoded by a neighboring gene, is a DDE family transposase.), with product MMLGRVDTVYLAAGATDLRKSIDGLAVIVQEHFRLDPFSRHLFVFCNRKKDKVKVLEWGGDGFWLHYKRLEKGHFQWPDGNSQSLAVSQREFRWLLDGLPLHQASANPEISERIII from the coding sequence ATGATGTTAGGCCGAGTAGACACGGTTTATCTTGCAGCCGGCGCAACGGATCTTCGCAAGTCTATCGATGGCTTGGCTGTAATCGTGCAAGAGCATTTCCGCTTGGATCCATTCTCTAGGCATCTTTTTGTCTTTTGTAATCGCAAAAAGGACAAAGTCAAAGTCCTAGAATGGGGTGGCGATGGATTCTGGCTCCATTACAAGCGCCTCGAGAAAGGACACTTTCAGTGGCCAGATGGCAATAGCCAGTCACTTGCTGTCAGCCAGCGAGAATTTCGATGGCTGCTCGATGGTTTACCCCTTCATCAGGCAAGTGCCAATCCGGAAATAAGCGAGAGAATCATCATATAA